AAATTTGAAAACAGTGGTCACGCTTTGTTCATTGAAGAATTACCAAAGTTCAATACCGAACTTTTGGCTTTCTTAAAGAAATAGATGGATGAGTGATACCCATTTTATTACTTAACATACATCAATGCAGAAGTGATTGGAAAGAGCTAATTTTGAAACAAGAAAGCAGTCAGACAGAAGTTTTTAGTATCACCAAAAGCCCATTTTATTACTTAACATACATCAATGCAGAAGTGAATGGAAAGAGCTAATTTTGAAACAAGAAAGCAGTCAGACAGAAGTTTTTAGTATCACCAAAAGCCCATTTTATTACTTAACATACATCAATGCAGAAGTGAATGGAAAGAGCTAATTTTGAAACAAGAAAGCAGTCAGACAGAAGTTTTTAGTATCACCAAAAGCCCATTTTATTACTTAACATACATCAATGCAGAAGTGAATGGAAAGAGCTAATTTTGAAACAAGAAAGCAGTCAAATAGAAGTTTTTAGTATCACCAAAAGCCCATTTTATTACTTAACATACATCAATGTAGAAGTGAATGGAAGGAGCTAATTTTGAAACAAGAAAACAAAAATCAATTACACTTACGCTTAGTCAAACAATAACTTCTTCTAGCAAGAGGCTTGCTGATTACGGCCAAATTTTTCTAAAAATCCATTTAACAATAAAAAAACGAATAATTTAAACAGACAAAAAACATGAAAAAGTCAATTCTTTCTCTCGCATTCGTAGTAGCATCATTTGTAGGATTTGCTCAAAAACCGTCTCCGATGTTGCTCAACCCAACCAACCACGCTTTAGTACTTATCGACCATGAATCACAAATGGGATTTGCTACAAAAAGTATCGAAATGACTGATTTACGCAACAATACAGCCATTGTAGCAGGTGCTTCAAAAATCTTCAAAATCCCGACAGTAGTAACTACGGTAGCTGAAAAATCATTCAGTGGGCCAGTTTTTCCTGAAGTTTCAGAGTTTTATCCACAAGCTACTTCAAATTATATCGACCGTACAACCATGAATACTTGGGAAGATGTAAATGCACACAAAGCAATTGTAGATAAAGGCAAGAAAAAAATCGTTTTAGCAGGTTTGTGGACTAGCGTTTGTATTGTAGGGCCAGCGTTGTCTGCCATCAGCGAAGGATATGACGTATATGTAATAACGGACGCAAGTGGAGACGTTTCAAAAGAAGCCCATGAACAAGCCGTAACTCGTATGGTTCAAGCTGGAGCACACCCCATTACAGCTATCCAGTACTTATTAGAATTACAACGTGACTGGGCTCGTAGCGAAACGTATGTACCTGTAACTAACCTTGTGAAAAAATACGGTGGTTCTTACGGTATTGGTATCCAATATGCACACGAAATGTTGAAACACTAAGATTAGTGAAATGCTTTAGGTTATCGAATAGCCTAAAGCATTTCTTCCAAAATTCTTTCCTCAATACCCTTTCTTCTTACGAATATGAAAACTTTATCCACACTCGCAATCATACTTTTTGTGTTGGCTGGCAATACTTTTGCCCAACAAAAAGCTGATATGATTCTTTTCAACGGAAAAGTAAATACGCTCGACGATACGCATCAAAAAGCCGAAGCGGTGGCGATACTTGGTAATAAAATCTTGGCGGTGGGTACAAACAAAGAGATTTTAAAACTGAAAAATGCCAAAACAAAATTGGTAGATGCTCAACAAAAAACCATTGTGCCGGGTTTGTTCGATAGCCATTTGCACGTGATTCGTGGGGGACGCTTTTACAATACAGAATTACGTTGGGACGGTGTAAAAAGCCTAAAACGTGCTTTGGAGATGTTAAAAGAACAAGCCCAAAGAACACCAGAAGGACAATGGGTAAGAGTAGTTGGTGGTTGGAACGAATACCAATTTGAAGAAAAACGCCTTCCTACTATCCAAGAAATCAACGATGCCACTGGTAATACGCCTACTTTTATTTTGTACTTATATGGCAAAGCATGGCTGAATCAGGCAGGTATCAAAAAATTGAATATCACTGGCGAAACGCCGAATCCTATTGCAGGATTAATCGAAAAAGATAGCAACGGAAACCCAACAGGCTTGTTGGTAGCTGAACCGAATGCCTTTATTTTATACTCTACTTTGGCAAAACTTCCTGAATTGAATACCGAAGAAAAAATCAATTCTACGCTACAATACATGAGCGAACTTAATCGCTTGGGCGTAACGGCTGTGATGGATGCAGGAGGGGGCTTTCAGAATTTTCCCGATGATTATAACATTACTGACTCGCTCAACAAAGCAGGCAAAATTACAGTCAGACTTCCCTATTATCTTTTTGCACAGAAAAAAGGTACAGAGCTAAAAGATTATACTCGCTGGACTGGAATGGTTGACCTTGAGCATCAGCACGGAAATGGCATCAACGAAATAGATTATCATGTAGAAGGTGGTGGCGAAAACTTGGTTGCCGATGCCGCAGATTTTGAAAATTTCCTTTTCCCTCGTCCAGAATTGCCTAATTCGATGGAAAGTTCTTTGAAACCCGTTTTACAATTATTGGTTAAAAATCGCTGGCCCTTCCGTTTGCACGCCACTTACAACGAAAGTATTTCAAGGGATTTGGCTGTGATTGAAGAAGTAAACAAAGAAACGCCTCTGAACGGTTTAGTTTGGTTTTTTGACCATGCCGAAACCATCAGCGAAGAAAATATGCAGCGTATCAAGGCATTAGGTGGCGGTATTGCTATTCAGCACAGAATGGCTTTTCAAGGCGAAAGTTTTATTCATCGTTATGGAAAAAATGCTGCTTTGGCGAGCCCGCCAGTAAAAAGAATGCTTGAATTGGGCATTCCAGTAGGTTTGGGTACAGACGGTACTCGTGTGGCTTCGTACAACCCTTGGGTTTCGTTGTATTGGATTATTTCTGGAAAAACAGTCGGCGGCACACAAGTAATGGCAAAAGAAAATACAGTGGACAGAAATACAGCCTTGAAATTGATTACGGCAGGTGGTTATAGCCTTATCAAAGAACAAAATAAAGGTAAAATTCAAGCAGGATATTTGGCAGATTTGATTGTTTTGAGCGACGATTATTTTGAAGTAGCCGAAGAGAAAATCAAAGATATTACTTCCGAATTGACCATTGTTGACGGTAAAGTAGTGTTTGGTACAAGTACTTTCCAAAGCGTAGCACCGCAAGCTTTACCTGTTATTCCAAGTTGGAGTCCAGTGAAATATTATGGTGGTTATCAAACCAAATAGTTATGAAAAAACTGTTGTGGCTAATGGGGATTTTAAGTTGGAATACCTTAGCATTTGCCCAAAATAGTCCAGTTTTTAAAATGTTGAGATACGATGAAAATTGGACTTTTCTTAAAAAAGACACAAGTAATCATTGGTATAATCGTTTGAAATATAATCAAGTAGGTACTTCTGGTAAAAGTTATATTTCGGTTGGTGGCGAAGTGAGGTATCAGTACTTCGCCATCAAAAACGAAGATTGGGGCGATATATCAACCGATAAAGACGGTTATGTATTGACTCGCTATTTGGCTCATATCGACTATCACATTAATCCTACTTTCAGAGCATTTTTTCAGTTGCAAAGTAGCCTTGCCAATAGCCGAATTAATCCGAGTCCAGTAGAAGAAAATACTTTAGATATTCACCAAGCTTTTGCAGATGCTTTTTTATGGCAACAAAAAGATAAATCAGTTCTGTTGAGAGTAGGTCGCCAAGAAATGACTTATGGTTCACAAAGATTGATTGCTGTGCGTGAAGCCCCCAACAATCGTTTGGCTTTTGATGGAATAAAATTTATTTTTCAACAAAAAAATCTGAAATCTGATGTCTTTTATACGCATCCAATCGCCAACAAAGCAGGCATTTTTGACGACGCTTTTAATAAAAATACTCAACTTTGGGGCTTTTATTCGGTCATTAATCATGCTTCTTTTTTAAATAATATCGACTTGTATTATTTGGGCATTCGCAAAAAACAAGCCACTTACGACGCTGGCAAAGGTGAAGAAATAAGACATTCGATAGGCACAAGAATCTGGAAAAACAAAGGCGATTGGCAGTATGATTTTGAAGGGGTTTTTCAGTTTGGCACATTTGCACAGCAACAAATTTCAGCTTGGACACTCTCGTCAAACACTACTTATCAGTTTAGTCAAGTGGCATTAAAACCTAAATTAGGCTTGAAAACAGAAGCCATTTCGGGCGATAGAAATTTGAGTGATAATCGTTTACAAACTTTCAATCCACTGTATCCCAAAGGAGCGTACTTTGGCTTGGCAGCACTAATTGGCCCATCCAATTTATTCGATTTTCACCCCTCGCTTGATTTGGAGTTGAATGAACGATTAGAATTTGGCATCGATTACGATATTTTCTGGCGACTCAGCCGAAAAGATGGCATTTATGCCCCCAATATGTCGCTGATTTATTCAGGAAAAAATACCAACGACCAGTTTATCGGTACACAATTGTCGGCAGAATTTAATTATCAACTCAATCCATTTTTATTCTTTCGGCTCGAAGGCACTTGGTTTGAAACAGGGCCTTATTTGAAGGAAGTAAGTACTGGTAAAGATATATTATTCACAGCGGTTACTACACAGTTCAAATTTTAAGTAAAATCAGGAATGTCTTAGAAATTTACTCAATAACGCCATGAATACATCTCTTCCTCTTACATATCAGATAGTTATTTCTACCGTAATGATGTACCATAAAAGGCTACAGGTGGGTGTTGAGCAAATTCAGTTGGGGCTCTCGTTTTTGAACCAATATTATTGGGAAGTAACCGATAGCGTTATTGTAAAAGAGGTACAAAAAATAGAACAGGAGTTACTACACTTACATGAAATATACCATCAAAATATCTGTATTTGCGAAAAAATATACCAAATTTTTGAGACTGAAGATTTCCTACATACTCAGCAAATAGCCCGTGAGATAGCCCTAATAGAGCAAAGCTTTATATGTGCCGAATACCAATATCAACGCCTGACCGAATACCTTAACAACTAAGTATTGTTTGATTATCAATATATCATTTCTATGAAACTCATATAAAGTCAATCCTCTTAAATAAACTATAACCATGGAAGAAACAATTTTGGGCATTCATCATATTACAGCCATTGCTGGCGATGCCAAACGCAATTTTGATTTTTATACTCAAGTACTAGGGCTTCGGTTTATCAAAAGAACTGTCAATTTTGACGACCCTTATACCTATCACTTTTATTATGGTGATGAATATGGTAGTGCAGGTACGATTTTGACATTTTTCCCTTGGGGCGATATAGAACAAGGTGAAATAGGAGCAGGAACCGCCTCAGAAATAGGTTATTCGGTACCCAAAGGAAGTTTAGATTTTTGGATAGATAGATTTGAAAAAAATGCTATAGTATACCACAAGCCAGCCACAAAGTTTGGAGAAAAGTTCTTGACTTTTTTTGACCCAGATGGACTAAAATTAGCATTGATTGAAGCCGAAACGCCCGATAATAGAGTAGCTTGGGAAACCGACGCAGTAAAAGCTGAAGTGGCTACCAAGGGTTTTCATAGTATTACGCTTACCCTCAACGAAGTAGCCCCTACAGCGAGGATTTTGACCGAAATATTTGGATATCAACTTATCCAGCAAGAGGGTGTAAATTATCGTTATGCAACGAAGGCTATTGATACTGCCAACGTCATTGATTTGATAGAATTACCCGAAGAACCTTTGGGCGAGGTAGCTGGTGGAAGTGTACATCATGTGGCATTTCGGGTAAAAAATGACGAGATTTTAATGCAATTCCGTGCCAAAATCAAGGCACTTGGCTTGGATATTACTCCCCAGATA
The DNA window shown above is from Flectobacillus major DSM 103 and carries:
- a CDS encoding hydrolase, producing MKKSILSLAFVVASFVGFAQKPSPMLLNPTNHALVLIDHESQMGFATKSIEMTDLRNNTAIVAGASKIFKIPTVVTTVAEKSFSGPVFPEVSEFYPQATSNYIDRTTMNTWEDVNAHKAIVDKGKKKIVLAGLWTSVCIVGPALSAISEGYDVYVITDASGDVSKEAHEQAVTRMVQAGAHPITAIQYLLELQRDWARSETYVPVTNLVKKYGGSYGIGIQYAHEMLKH
- a CDS encoding amidohydrolase, coding for MKTLSTLAIILFVLAGNTFAQQKADMILFNGKVNTLDDTHQKAEAVAILGNKILAVGTNKEILKLKNAKTKLVDAQQKTIVPGLFDSHLHVIRGGRFYNTELRWDGVKSLKRALEMLKEQAQRTPEGQWVRVVGGWNEYQFEEKRLPTIQEINDATGNTPTFILYLYGKAWLNQAGIKKLNITGETPNPIAGLIEKDSNGNPTGLLVAEPNAFILYSTLAKLPELNTEEKINSTLQYMSELNRLGVTAVMDAGGGFQNFPDDYNITDSLNKAGKITVRLPYYLFAQKKGTELKDYTRWTGMVDLEHQHGNGINEIDYHVEGGGENLVADAADFENFLFPRPELPNSMESSLKPVLQLLVKNRWPFRLHATYNESISRDLAVIEEVNKETPLNGLVWFFDHAETISEENMQRIKALGGGIAIQHRMAFQGESFIHRYGKNAALASPPVKRMLELGIPVGLGTDGTRVASYNPWVSLYWIISGKTVGGTQVMAKENTVDRNTALKLITAGGYSLIKEQNKGKIQAGYLADLIVLSDDYFEVAEEKIKDITSELTIVDGKVVFGTSTFQSVAPQALPVIPSWSPVKYYGGYQTK
- a CDS encoding alginate export family protein; the encoded protein is MKKLLWLMGILSWNTLAFAQNSPVFKMLRYDENWTFLKKDTSNHWYNRLKYNQVGTSGKSYISVGGEVRYQYFAIKNEDWGDISTDKDGYVLTRYLAHIDYHINPTFRAFFQLQSSLANSRINPSPVEENTLDIHQAFADAFLWQQKDKSVLLRVGRQEMTYGSQRLIAVREAPNNRLAFDGIKFIFQQKNLKSDVFYTHPIANKAGIFDDAFNKNTQLWGFYSVINHASFLNNIDLYYLGIRKKQATYDAGKGEEIRHSIGTRIWKNKGDWQYDFEGVFQFGTFAQQQISAWTLSSNTTYQFSQVALKPKLGLKTEAISGDRNLSDNRLQTFNPLYPKGAYFGLAALIGPSNLFDFHPSLDLELNERLEFGIDYDIFWRLSRKDGIYAPNMSLIYSGKNTNDQFIGTQLSAEFNYQLNPFLFFRLEGTWFETGPYLKEVSTGKDILFTAVTTQFKF
- a CDS encoding ring-cleaving dioxygenase; its protein translation is MEETILGIHHITAIAGDAKRNFDFYTQVLGLRFIKRTVNFDDPYTYHFYYGDEYGSAGTILTFFPWGDIEQGEIGAGTASEIGYSVPKGSLDFWIDRFEKNAIVYHKPATKFGEKFLTFFDPDGLKLALIEAETPDNRVAWETDAVKAEVATKGFHSITLTLNEVAPTARILTEIFGYQLIQQEGVNYRYATKAIDTANVIDLIELPEEPLGEVAGGSVHHVAFRVKNDEILMQFRAKIKALGLDITPQIDRNYFHSLYFREPGGVLFEIATENPGFTVDEPLAELGKNLKLPAQYEPYRSDIEQHLVVID